A window from Phaeocystidibacter marisrubri encodes these proteins:
- a CDS encoding DNA polymerase III subunit produces MRFSDIPGQKPLIDKLVNNIRSGKIPHAQLFSGSEGSSALALALAYAQYTLCSNKSDDSCGTCPSCKQMLQLQHPDVHFAFPVAKTKDSSDKPTSQEFLNDWRLQMTEQPYPLYIDWLGRIGIENKQAQLSVYQASKIAQALQLKSYSGGKKVLILWMPEKLNIAASNKLLKLIEEPEGDTLILFVTHHEENVLATIRSRCQTTKVPPLHHSDLQQFIINKGGNKDLAPTISAMALGLPGQALRIMQQPERVKEDVDRFTNWVRVSFQRKVEAMIHWSDDTAGMGRERLKSFLHFALNGFEEALTFHYGAHQNNPFAISGNDFKFDKFAPFVNSANVIEIQSHINTAIYEIERNLNPKVVLLDLSFQIARALNVKN; encoded by the coding sequence ATGAGATTCTCTGATATACCTGGACAGAAACCGCTGATTGACAAACTCGTTAACAACATTCGAAGCGGGAAAATTCCCCACGCCCAGTTATTCTCTGGAAGTGAAGGATCTAGTGCATTAGCTTTGGCCTTAGCCTATGCTCAATATACGCTGTGTTCCAACAAATCAGACGACAGTTGTGGAACATGTCCATCTTGTAAACAGATGCTGCAACTTCAACATCCAGATGTGCACTTTGCTTTCCCTGTTGCCAAAACGAAAGACAGTTCAGATAAACCAACTAGTCAAGAGTTCTTAAACGATTGGCGTCTGCAGATGACCGAACAACCCTATCCACTCTATATCGATTGGTTAGGTCGAATAGGAATTGAAAACAAGCAGGCTCAACTATCTGTATATCAAGCATCTAAGATTGCACAAGCCCTTCAATTAAAGAGTTACTCAGGAGGAAAAAAGGTCCTAATCCTTTGGATGCCAGAGAAATTGAACATCGCTGCTTCCAACAAATTGCTCAAACTGATTGAAGAACCAGAAGGTGATACTCTCATCTTATTTGTCACTCACCACGAAGAAAACGTACTGGCCACCATCCGTTCTAGATGTCAAACAACTAAGGTTCCTCCTCTTCATCATTCTGATTTACAACAGTTTATCATTAATAAAGGGGGAAACAAGGATCTCGCACCTACGATTTCGGCAATGGCATTAGGGCTTCCTGGGCAAGCATTGAGAATCATGCAGCAGCCAGAAAGAGTAAAGGAAGATGTGGATAGGTTTACCAATTGGGTCCGCGTGAGCTTTCAACGCAAGGTTGAAGCTATGATACATTGGTCGGACGATACCGCAGGAATGGGTCGTGAGCGATTGAAGAGTTTTTTGCATTTCGCTCTCAACGGATTTGAAGAAGCTCTCACCTTCCATTATGGCGCACATCAAAACAATCCATTTGCCATTAGTGGCAATGATTTCAAATTTGACAAGTTTGCTCCATTTGTCAATTCCGCTAATGTGATTGAAATTCAAAGTCACATCAACACGGCTATCTACGAGATCGAAAGAAACTTGAACCCCAAAGTGGTCCTTCTAGACCTAAGTTTTCAAATTGCACGCGCTCTTAATGTAAAAAACTGA
- a CDS encoding class I SAM-dependent methyltransferase, with the protein MVSVDTCPICEGQDFSFHSVVKDHMVSHESFDLRKCGACGFVVTSPRPADDVIGKYYESEDYISHSNTKKSLFSRAYQVVRNRAVKQKRNWVERHTQRGSLLDMGCGTGHFLNECRTAGWRIAGVEVSEVARANAKTEHGIEPHPSLESFQSDPGSLNAISMWHVLEHLPNLNEHLSKFHSWLADDGALFVAVPNHESYDAKHYGVDWAAWDVPIHLWHFSKKSMSELAQKNGFRVVEIINMPFDSFYVSLLSEKYKHGKMRPIQAFLTGLKSNLRGKGTKNMSSLVYVLKKAV; encoded by the coding sequence ATGGTTTCAGTAGATACATGTCCGATCTGTGAAGGTCAGGACTTCTCATTTCACAGTGTAGTAAAGGATCACATGGTTAGCCATGAATCTTTTGATTTGCGTAAATGCGGGGCTTGTGGCTTTGTCGTTACATCACCGCGACCAGCAGATGATGTTATTGGAAAGTACTACGAAAGTGAGGACTACATTTCTCATAGCAACACAAAGAAGTCACTCTTCAGTAGGGCTTATCAAGTTGTTCGTAACCGGGCAGTAAAGCAAAAGCGCAACTGGGTAGAACGTCATACACAAAGAGGTTCTCTGTTAGATATGGGATGTGGAACGGGTCATTTTTTGAATGAATGTCGTACTGCAGGATGGAGGATAGCGGGAGTAGAAGTCAGTGAAGTTGCTCGAGCGAATGCAAAAACTGAACATGGAATTGAGCCGCATCCATCATTAGAATCTTTTCAATCAGATCCAGGTTCATTGAATGCTATTTCTATGTGGCATGTACTTGAGCATCTACCAAATTTGAATGAACACCTTTCTAAATTCCATTCTTGGTTAGCAGATGATGGGGCCCTTTTTGTAGCTGTTCCAAATCATGAAAGCTATGATGCCAAACATTACGGTGTAGATTGGGCCGCGTGGGATGTGCCAATTCACCTTTGGCATTTTTCGAAAAAGTCTATGTCGGAATTGGCTCAGAAGAATGGTTTTCGTGTAGTGGAAATTATCAATATGCCTTTTGATAGTTTTTACGTCTCCCTTCTTTCTGAAAAGTACAAGCACGGGAAAATGCGTCCCATTCAAGCCTTTTTAACAGGATTGAAGTCAAATTTACGTGGAAAGGGCACAAAGAATATGAGCAGCCTCGTTTATGTGCTGAAAAAGGCTGTTTAG
- a CDS encoding CvpA family protein, with product MNTTDIVLLIPVLFGFVRGIWTGLIQEVAGIVGIIAGIILGYTFNEPTVYFLNDQLEISIETANIAAFVLLFVGGYVTVLILAKMLTKGVSMMALGPVNRVLGGLFSAIKYTVLTLVLLSAFDRINHSANIVAKEKLEASVVYRTYSELSQLLWEYVPEDNGLNFDAIQGRFESIQDSLNTR from the coding sequence ATGAACACAACGGATATCGTGCTTCTTATTCCGGTTCTCTTCGGATTTGTCCGCGGGATATGGACGGGCCTCATTCAAGAGGTTGCGGGAATTGTTGGAATCATTGCTGGGATAATATTGGGATATACATTCAATGAACCCACCGTATACTTCCTCAATGATCAGCTCGAAATAAGTATTGAAACAGCCAATATTGCTGCCTTTGTTCTCTTATTTGTAGGAGGTTATGTAACGGTTCTCATCCTTGCAAAAATGCTCACAAAAGGTGTATCAATGATGGCTTTAGGACCGGTTAACCGTGTTCTTGGGGGGCTTTTCTCAGCTATTAAATACACCGTTTTAACACTTGTACTCCTATCGGCATTTGACCGAATCAACCACAGCGCCAATATCGTTGCAAAAGAAAAGCTCGAAGCAAGTGTTGTATATCGCACTTACTCCGAGCTTAGTCAATTATTATGGGAATATGTTCCCGAAGACAACGGCTTGAATTTCGATGCCATTCAAGGCCGTTTTGAATCAATCCAAGATAGCCTTAATACCCGGTAA
- the mnmG gene encoding tRNA uridine-5-carboxymethylaminomethyl(34) synthesis enzyme MnmG, with the protein MTREEYDVIVVGGGHAGNEAAAAAANMGSRVLLVTMNLQTIGQMSCNPAMGGVAKGQIVREIDAMGGLSGVITDKTAIQFRMLNRSKGPAMWSPRVQSDRWRFAEEWRLALERIPTLDFFQDMVNGLLIEDGKVVGVRTGMGVEIMSKAVVLTNGTFLNGLIHIGDKNFGGGRAGERASTGITEQLVQLGFDTGRMKTGTPPRVDGRSLDYSKFEEQKGDENPGRFSYLNEYSIGEQKSCWIAYTSEEVHNTLRSGFDRSPMFNGAIQSKGPRYCPSIEDKIHRFADKDRHQLFVEPESWNSVEMYINGFSTSLPEEVQVEALQKVPGFENVRFFRPGYAIEYDYFPPTQLKHSLETKLVEGLYFAGQINGTTGYEEAASQGLMAGINAHRKVSGLGEVILDRSQAYIGVLIDDLITKGTEEPYRMFTSRAEFRLLLRQDNADLRLTRLSHSWGLASDERLKRVEEKELGIAQLKAAVSEFSIEPEAINPLLKSFESAPAKQKNKLDTYIGRPNIRLFDLLNLDAVKESIDPSAYDDEVIEQVEIDYKYSGYIQKEQDNVDKMLRLENIKIPESFNYADITSLSMEARLKLSDIRPATVSQASRISGVSPADISVLLVHMGR; encoded by the coding sequence ATGACTAGAGAAGAATATGATGTAATAGTAGTAGGTGGAGGACATGCTGGAAATGAGGCTGCCGCTGCTGCTGCTAATATGGGAAGTAGGGTCTTGCTAGTGACGATGAACCTGCAGACCATCGGTCAGATGTCGTGCAACCCGGCAATGGGGGGTGTGGCTAAAGGACAGATTGTTCGTGAAATTGATGCGATGGGAGGATTGAGTGGTGTTATTACGGATAAAACAGCCATTCAGTTCCGCATGTTGAATCGCTCTAAAGGACCTGCTATGTGGAGTCCTCGTGTGCAGTCTGATCGATGGCGTTTTGCAGAAGAGTGGCGTCTCGCTTTGGAGCGTATTCCGACCTTGGATTTCTTTCAGGATATGGTCAATGGACTGTTGATTGAAGATGGTAAAGTGGTCGGTGTTCGTACGGGTATGGGTGTTGAGATTATGTCAAAAGCTGTCGTTTTAACCAATGGAACTTTCCTGAATGGTTTGATTCATATTGGAGATAAGAATTTTGGCGGTGGGCGTGCTGGTGAGCGTGCTTCTACAGGTATTACAGAACAGCTCGTTCAACTTGGTTTTGATACGGGAAGGATGAAGACAGGGACCCCTCCGAGAGTGGATGGTAGGTCGTTGGATTATTCCAAGTTTGAGGAGCAAAAAGGGGATGAGAACCCGGGGCGTTTTAGCTACTTGAATGAGTATTCAATTGGTGAGCAAAAGAGCTGTTGGATTGCATATACTTCGGAAGAAGTACACAACACTTTGCGGTCCGGTTTTGATCGTTCGCCGATGTTCAATGGCGCCATTCAGAGTAAAGGCCCGAGGTATTGTCCGAGTATTGAAGATAAGATTCATCGTTTCGCGGACAAGGATCGTCATCAATTGTTTGTAGAGCCAGAATCTTGGAATTCCGTTGAGATGTATATCAATGGGTTCAGTACTTCTCTTCCTGAAGAAGTACAAGTGGAGGCCCTACAGAAAGTACCAGGATTTGAAAACGTTCGATTCTTCCGTCCAGGTTATGCGATAGAATACGATTATTTCCCACCTACGCAGTTAAAGCATTCTCTAGAGACCAAACTAGTAGAGGGTTTGTATTTCGCAGGGCAGATCAATGGAACAACAGGTTATGAAGAGGCCGCATCTCAAGGGCTTATGGCTGGCATTAATGCGCACAGAAAAGTGTCAGGTCTCGGTGAAGTTATCCTGGATAGAAGCCAAGCTTACATAGGCGTCTTGATTGACGATCTGATTACCAAAGGCACAGAGGAGCCATATAGAATGTTTACCAGTCGTGCTGAGTTCCGTTTATTGTTACGTCAGGATAATGCTGATCTTCGTCTAACTCGACTTTCTCATTCATGGGGTTTAGCTTCTGATGAACGTTTAAAGAGAGTAGAAGAGAAGGAATTGGGTATTGCTCAATTAAAGGCTGCGGTCAGCGAGTTTAGTATCGAGCCTGAGGCTATCAATCCTCTTTTAAAGTCTTTCGAATCCGCTCCGGCGAAACAGAAGAATAAACTAGATACGTATATAGGACGTCCAAATATTCGGTTGTTCGACTTGTTGAACTTGGATGCTGTGAAGGAGTCCATTGATCCTTCAGCGTATGACGATGAGGTTATCGAACAAGTAGAGATTGATTACAAGTACAGCGGATATATTCAAAAGGAACAAGATAACGTGGATAAGATGTTGCGTTTGGAGAATATCAAGATTCCGGAATCCTTTAATTACGCAGATATTACGTCCTTGAGTATGGAGGCGCGTTTGAAATTATCCGATATTCGCCCAGCAACGGTTTCTCAAGCATCGCGCATAAGTGGTGTTTCTCCAGCCGATATCAGCGTTTTGTTGGTCCATATGGGCCGTTAA
- a CDS encoding phosphoglycerate kinase: MKTIDDYSFANVRALIRVDFNVPLNSAFEIADDTRIQATVPTIQKILNDGGSVVLMSHLGRPKGEVNRDFSLSHIVSHLSKVLGVDVKFASDCVGAEAEGMSASLAPGEVLLLENLRFHSEEEAGDAEFAKQLALHGQFYVNDAFGTAHRAHASTAVIAQYFADKKAFGYVMGNEVLNVDKVLHSEEKPVTAIVGGAKVSSKIDIITNLMNRVDHLIIGGGMAYTFLKAQGGSVGNSLVEDDKLDLAKELLSKAEAAGVTFHLPVDSLNADAFSADANVEITEADAIRDGWMGLDIGPKTIENYAKVVKESATILWNGPLGVFEFEAFSQGTKSLGLAIAEATDKGSFSLVGGGDSVAAVKQFNLANRVSYVSTGGGAMLEYLEGKVLPGIKAILD; the protein is encoded by the coding sequence ATGAAAACTATTGATGATTACTCTTTTGCCAATGTTCGCGCTCTAATCCGAGTTGATTTTAATGTGCCTCTGAATAGTGCCTTTGAAATTGCGGATGACACACGAATTCAAGCGACAGTTCCAACCATTCAGAAGATCTTGAATGATGGAGGATCTGTGGTTCTTATGTCTCACCTCGGTCGTCCTAAAGGTGAGGTTAATCGTGATTTCTCGTTGTCTCATATCGTGAGCCACTTGAGCAAGGTTTTGGGTGTTGATGTAAAGTTCGCATCGGATTGTGTAGGAGCAGAAGCTGAGGGTATGAGTGCATCTCTTGCTCCAGGTGAAGTTCTACTCCTCGAAAATTTGCGTTTCCACAGTGAAGAGGAAGCAGGAGATGCTGAATTTGCGAAGCAATTGGCCCTTCATGGTCAGTTTTATGTGAATGACGCCTTCGGAACAGCTCATAGAGCACATGCGAGTACGGCTGTAATTGCTCAATATTTTGCCGATAAGAAGGCTTTCGGCTACGTAATGGGCAATGAGGTGCTGAACGTTGATAAAGTGCTTCACAGCGAAGAAAAACCGGTTACAGCTATTGTAGGCGGTGCCAAGGTGAGTTCAAAGATTGATATCATCACGAATTTGATGAATAGAGTAGATCACCTCATTATTGGTGGTGGTATGGCGTATACCTTCCTTAAAGCTCAAGGTGGTTCGGTTGGAAATAGCTTGGTTGAAGACGATAAACTGGATCTTGCTAAAGAGTTACTGAGCAAAGCAGAAGCGGCTGGAGTGACTTTCCATCTCCCCGTAGATTCATTGAATGCTGATGCTTTTTCAGCGGATGCAAACGTAGAAATTACGGAAGCTGATGCCATTCGCGACGGTTGGATGGGATTGGATATTGGACCAAAGACCATCGAAAACTATGCGAAAGTGGTGAAGGAGAGTGCTACCATTCTTTGGAATGGACCGTTGGGCGTTTTCGAATTTGAAGCCTTTAGTCAAGGAACGAAGTCGCTGGGCTTGGCGATTGCTGAGGCTACTGATAAGGGATCTTTCTCTCTCGTAGGAGGTGGAGATTCTGTTGCGGCTGTGAAGCAGTTTAACTTGGCCAATCGCGTGAGTTATGTGAGCACCGGTGGGGGAGCTATGCTAGAATACCTTGAGGGTAAAGTGTTACCGGGTATTAAGGCTATCTTGGATTGA